Proteins co-encoded in one Procambarus clarkii isolate CNS0578487 unplaced genomic scaffold, FALCON_Pclarkii_2.0 HiC_scaffold_137, whole genome shotgun sequence genomic window:
- the LOC138360979 gene encoding peptidyl-prolyl cis-trans isomerase-like yields the protein MREPVKRLVEAGRVLAVQEDQDGRRSARITLQDGQLYLHPLLRQPPPSHAHTLQESEVVGVLEPSCTLAFLDLGWAGSTRGRVTIRLTPDTPRARQFVLLCTGQRGHTYRNTKLLEVWHKGQPGEYVRGGDYESNDGNGGASLLPDLQGQYRESGRAGAVLCCDDPGGPRSAQFIITTRDRQDGRQWFDAFGDVVSGLDVVRAAVNHSDITEVTVVDCGVVLPL from the exons atgagggagcccgtcaagaggctggtggaggctggccgggtgttggccgtccaggaagaccaagatggccgccgctccgccaggataactctacaagacggacagctgtacctccacccactcctgcgtcagcccccgccctcccacgcccacaccctccag gagagtgaggttgtgggcgtgctggagccctcctgcaccctggcgttccttgacctcgggtgggcggggtcaacaagagggcgggtcaccatccggctgacccctgacactccgcgggccagacagtttgtgttgttgtgtacgggccagcggggccacacctaccgcaacactaaactgttggaGGTGTGGCACAAGGGTCAGCCGGGGGAATATGTGaggggcggagactacgagagtaatgatggtaaTGGAGGAGCctcactgctgcctgacctccaggggcagtaccgggagTCAGGCCGGGCAGGAGCTGTGTTGTGCTGCGATGATCCGGGGGGTCCCAGGAGTGCCCAgttcatcatcaccaccagggaccgccaggaTGGTCGCCAGTGGTTTGATGCCTTCGGTGacgtggtgagcggcctggatgtggtgagggcagcagtcaaccacagtgacattacggaggtgactgtggtggactgtggtgttgtgctgccactctag